The stretch of DNA ATGGTTATTTCAACTCTGAAGCATACAGCTTTTTAGGTAAGTGCTCTCTAAAGGTAACTCATCAGCAATAAAGGCAAGGGAAAAGCCATTGCTCTGGCCATACAATGCTCTAGGTAGAGGAGTGGTATTACATAGCACTTAAATGAAGGCTTTAATTCATAGcgaaagaaaaaaagaccagCACCAAGTTTGAAGTTTTGCTTCATGACATGGCAGATGTGAGCAACAAATTGGAAAGCTTCCAATAACTGAGAGGAAGGAAGTCATCATGTCCTACCATCGTTTTCATGCTCCCACCTACTTTTCATGACAAAGGACAAGAGATGCCCACCTCTTATTAcagttatgaagtttttttttttttttatagaaaattaaaggaaatccACAATATGGAAGAGTATCCCTCTGCAATATTGGGTCACTTTTCCTACCTAAAGTACCTGACTTCCATATCCCTAGCAACTCCTTTGTGATGAATAGATGAATATCATGGGCCCTGACTCTTGTATTGTAAGAAGCTGCACCTCCTTATGAAACACCACTACATCAGTGGACTTTGATAGCAGAAGCCCATGCCACTGACAAACGAGTCCTACAATCTAAGTTGCATAATCTCAGCTCCTGAATGTCTGTAaacatgaaatattaaattttttttaaatgctcagCAAGTGACCGTTTCTAGCATGAGATAAAAGCTTCTTTGAAGTGGGGAAGTCTAAATTGTTATCTAACCACATTTTGAACCATTAAAAACCACTCAATTTGTCTGTACTAACTGTATTACCAAATCAGTAAAAGTATGAAGGTCTGtgattacagtaaaagaaattttatgaaagaaataCCTGATGTCCCAATTTTCAGAGGAATAGTATATTTAGTCTATGGGGAATTACAGGGCATCTGAACTCGGCTTCATTTTCTATTGGCACCCTGAATTTCAAGACTTTGGCTATTCAACTGTGGCCCTTAACTGATGTTGAGTACGATCCCAATTATGCATACTCTTTAAAATTTTCTATACTCCTGAAAATCTATTGGTAGGGTGGTTATGATTAATTTCTTTGGATGTTGAAGTCAGATTTATCATGAAAGACAAACTAGTACACTGCCAATATTTTCCCTTTCAAGCCAAATTCCCCCTATAGATATAGTTCTGATTATGAaagtgtacttaaaaaaaaaaaaaaaaaaaaaaaattgacatttcatAATGTTGACTGTCAGCACTATAGTATGTATCTGGAAAGACAAAACTGGCACAGACAGTCAAATAATGTTGGCTAACACTGCAACAAAAATCACCTAGCACTTTTATGAGGTTATTAATAAGGGAACATAGTTGAAAAACAAAATCTAATTTGGCATATAGTGACTCTTTCCCTCTTTTATCAGTTCTTATAACACAGTCACTTGTATACAAAATGTACAGCTCACAATTCTATGTTATTCCATAGTTTGACATCTGTAAAAATCATGAAAACTTGCTAAATAACAATCTTCCAACTGCAGCACAGAGATGTTTGATTGCATATTTATAAATGAAGTAATCAAACATATATAGCTAGCAGGTCATATGACTGAAAACTACATATCTAATGAACAGAATATTTACAGCAACAGGCTATACTGCACTGTTTTCATGCACCTACTTTAAACTGCAGAGCTCATGACCCTGACTTACGTTGTTAATGTAATGCTCCACCACTTAAATTTGATAAAACAGGAGACCGCACAAAATCTTTCTTGGTTCTCTCATTaaggagtgaaaaaaaaactttggtagtTCAAATGGTGGATAATTTATTGTCAATGAAAAACACCTAACCACTCATTTACATAAGTACTTATTTTTATATCACCAATATAAATGCATTTGACTTTTTCTTAACTTATATATTCACAGATATTTATAGCATCATGACCAATAACTTTATAACTTCTCACTACCTTTAAGTACAAACTCATACTCTTTGGCTTTCTGTGTTCTTtgctaatataaaaaaatgcatcacaaatccattcaaaatgaaaatgaaatcctttttacaCAATTGGTAATACATTGAAGATACGGACAAAAACAATTGCAATCCTTTTCACAAGTATAGTCAACAATGAAAGAAACCTAAATGACTCAACACTGGGCACCCTATTGAGCTGAGTGAGGAGAACTATTGATGACTCTGATCTGGATGCCACTTTCGCAGGTGAGCATGTAGGGTGTCCTTTCGACTAGATCTATAATGGCAATAGTAACAAGCAAAAGGTTTCACCCCAGTATGGGTTAGAATATGGTTCTCCAGATGCTGCTTGCGGTTCCTACCACAGAATGTCCTCTGGCACAACGGACACACTGCAGGGGTGCTTATGGTCTTCAGGACATCGGCATcccttcctcctactcctcctacaATCCCATCTCCTCCACTTCCTACAGATAGCGACGCAGCTTCGGCACCAATTACAACACCCTGCAAACACACCCAAGAGGAGTTCTTATATCACAATTGTCCcacgaaaaacatgaaaatactcCATCCTACATCTTGCACAATAAAACATTCAGCAACTAAATTCTTAAATGTTCTTTTTGGAATACACCACACACATCATATGCACAATTCTCGCTCACGATTGATAACTGTCTACAACACtttgacagaaaaataaataacgtgacTAACTAAAACCCAACCCATCCAAAAAGTGTTGCTTTACATTACTATCAACTTAATCAACTTAGTTTAGCGTTTAATGGCCATTTCTATAGGGTTGGGCTATCTTGGGAAGGATCAGCAGTGACAGACTGATTTTCAAGCGATGATGATAATGCTGAAGTTTCTCTCTGTTGAAGAGAAGTGTTTTGCAACAGTTGACTATGATCAAACGTGACCATCTCCCTCATGGTTCTAATCCCACTAATTCGCAACACGGAATTTGATTCCCTGTGAGCTTGAGATAATGAAGCATCTCCTGCTCCAGTCCCTCCTCCTCCAGAaaaggcagcaacagtaatatGCTCCCTATGCATCCTGGCAATGTGGGTCTTGAGTGTGTCCTGACGAGAGGAGCGGAAAGGGCAATGACCACAGGTGAAAGGTTTGTGCCCAGTGTGAGTAGCGATGTGTCTCTCCAGGATCTGACGGCGATTACGGCCACTAAAGGCCTTTCCACACATAGGGCACACCAGCGAGGCCACGTCTCCAAGTCGCACCTGCACAGCCAATCCCTGCGGGAAAACACACAACACAGCTACACTCTCAGCCTCCTCAACATTCAAAATTTCCTTCTCAGCAAGATCTTCCTCCTCACTAATATAACATCtagaaacaattttaaaaatttggtAACTTTCAAAGGGGCCTGGTATCCCTATGATATCTTGACTTCCCTTTCAATGCTCAAAATTTACATGACAAATATCTCCAATAAATGAATAGCACTAATTGGAAAAACAAATTTAGAAAATGAGCCTCTAAGGTtgcaaaaagagagaagagaaactcAAGACAGATGGACAATAACAATGAGGACTTTTTGTGTAAACATCAGTTCatagtaaaatttgttgtttgttgttacaTATACAGTACTTTCATAAAGTATAAACCTTGCATTAGCTCCTAAGGTCTCAGTAAGGTagcttttaaaaataatctcaACTTCTTATCATATGTCATGTTTCTTGCTACAATGTCTATGTTCCTTGAAGATTATTTTCACTGTTATATAgcttttaaaatattcttatcaATGTATATACaacagattaaaaataaaatggggTTTGTGGAGTTTCATCatcaaaatcaataaacaaaataaaagaagaaacctaacaaacaagtggaaaaataaattaaaatataaggaGGTTTCAACAGCCTCTATAATCTATACCTGCAAAAACATCTCACACTGTTATAGGGAACCCTGACTTTTACTGTCTCTGACTATTGCCAGCACCAGCACTAGCTCCTTCGTAACTGCTTCTGTCAAAATGATGGTGGTGGGAGTCACTTGAAGCAGCATCAGTtgcagaaaggaaggaaggttgcatctcaacATCTCGACTGGAGGTTGTGTGTCCAGGTGAAATCACAGACTGTGTAACCACATGGTTCCCTACTTCCCCACTTGCTGGAATGAGCCCTTGACGAACAGATGGATTCAGAAATGGATGAACTCGAGAATCATTTGACTGTGGCTGTCCAGGTAGGTGAATACTCTTGATGTGGCGCCTGAGATTTGATAGCTGATTAGCCCTGTATGTACAATGGGGGCAGTTGAAGGGACGAGCTCCTGTATGTACTATGACATGCCTCTCATACAACTGCTGGCGTCCTGGTCCACTGAAGGTCTTTGGGCAATTAGGGCATGTCAAGACAGTTCCACTTCtgctgctactactgctactgctgcctCCGCCACTGATGCTCTCCTGCTGATGTGAGGCAGCCCACCTCTGCAAGATATAAGGCGGCTCTAACAGCAGCACCATATTCAACTCCAAAACAAGAGACCGAATGCCTCTGTCTATGTCAAACCTAATCTTACTCCAAAATATAGAGGTGCTGCACTAAATACCTGTTAAGCACCTTTTATTCAAGATACTGTACATCACTGATGAGAATGATGCCTAaagatatatgtacagtataaccTGCTATGCTTAGTAAAGCTAATCACACAGCTACTCCACAATGCCTCTCAATACCTTATTATACAATCAAGGAATCACATGATTACCAGAAATtataaaaagattttaatttaaaaaaaattaaatacgatGTATGTGTGTTCTTACAGTTCTTTATAAAagctatataaaattattaattttataaaccCAAACGAATAAATCTGATAAACCCTCTGCTACAGATATTTCAAATATACAGTAAACTGGAACTGAGGGAACCACTTTATTCTCGGTGGTCATCAAGACCTACTTTGAAATTTAGTACGTATTATCCTTTattatgaaaaagtgaaaaagagcCAAATTTGCATATCAATCACCAGAAAACTTACaagtatgtatttaaaaaataataacctaACATCTAATTTAAAGATTAATCAGTGCCCTTCtgtattttcagaaaaaaaaattaaatgaaaagcagaAATATGTCAGTCACTAtctaaaaaaaaccaaaccagccATAGTTGATGAAAACATCCATACTATTCTGTACACCATACAGAACAGTATGTTCCAAGATCCAATTGTTCTATATTTACTGATATACCTTCATGCAGCCAGTCTGATTTTCAGTGGTGAAGAAAAGTTCAACCACAAACCAACAGTATatacaagaaatgaaaataatactaaCCACAGATTACCCCAAGTAAATGCCAATGAAACAGCACATCAAATTTCAGAAGTTTATTGCTTCCTTTCAGATCaaatcccattttttttctttggctgtCTTGGCTTCCTTGAATCTTAGCAAGTTAAAGGCACACTGGGTTGCCAAATCTGCAAGACTcagccataataaaaaaaattatttgtttgcaCAGTGGCTTGTGCTTAACATCATGCTTCTGCTCTATCAAGTGAGTTTCTCTAAATGAATATATAGTATTCTACCATAAGAAACTCAAtatgcttaaaaataaaaaacaagtctaAATATTTTGCACACACTGCCTATAAactttattcaaaatataaaataaacttgtAACAATACATACTTCTCAATGGAGAAATTTCCCATTTATTTTATGTCCCGGAAAAAAGTATAACACTTCACTACCTTTCACGAAACTTTCAGGGGCATCATAATTTTTAATGTACGAAGGTGATCTGCCCTGAAATTTATGATTATCGAAGACATCAATTCTACACAACCCACATTTGAAAACTCAGTCCCGCTTTCATAAATTCTTTTGGATTTACTGAACACATGAGAAGGGATGATTTAAGGAAAGCTCATATTTCCTTGTAGGTATTTCATAACAACATGCATGGGTTTAAATTAAAGAGAAAGTGgtttatactgagagagagagagagagagagagagagagagagagagagagagagagagagaaactgcataGGTTTCAGTGACAAAATTTCTTTCCTTCGAGTTTTTTGCAGAGTACATATCTCCCGTCCAAAGATGACTTAGAGCCCAAAAAATAAGACCTTAGCAACAGCACAAGCAAGTTTGTACTATATACGTAATACCCCAAAACTTATGCAAGTTTAAGTTCCAGACACCCTCACGCAAAAGGGAAGTTTCGtgtaagtttggcacggtctctaaaaatgaaaattttttaaatcaatttgtatttttcatagctaacaaactttCGGTTCAACAATAGGATACTTTCCAAGTGCAGCTGGTAACCGGTTATTACCTGCGTGTAtgaggtgaaagctggtcagTGAACGTGCATAACCCTGTGATGCTGagtcttttcctaactgccttggagagtagactTTGCTCTCCTTCTAAGTCAGTTGCGGTTTTGCCCGTGTTCTGTTCTTTTCTGTGCATGTTCTTGTGTAATGGCTTCATCCGAGTCTCCACGACCCCACCAGCGTATGTGCCCGGGCGTCCGAGGGTTCCCGTGCTTGAGATTTTTGCTAACTTCTAGTTTGAACACTATtaatgaccctaatcatgctccctcaATATCAAGCtaccttttaaataaaattaaagttactgtaatttcatttaaaagttagcttaatacattacccataaaaaaagaaataaaaggtggGTAAAAATATAAGAGtgcgtacgtacatatgtacaacatagttctctcttctttgcccttttttctttaaaatactatcacgaattttgtaattacaattatattattattattattattattattattattattattattattattattattataattattattattatttgcaaatattaataaatatggtACATACTACAATGACCatgaaaattctctcatctcagtaagagagagagagagagagagagagagagagagagagagagagagagagagagagagagagacgagagagagagagagagagagatgagaaggagagagagagagagagaattacataaaaaaattgaacaaaaatctttgcagggtttctccaggattcAAAAATGTTGCATTTGAGTTCACATGTCTATGAAATACTCATATATGATAACTAGTTagattccaatgaaaagttcatgCTATTGTCAATTCTTGTATGAATTCGTGCAACTCGAATCATGTAAGATTGACGTATCTCTGTACACGATTTCTATTGGTGTTCTTCACAAAGCCCAAGACAGTCACTAATCTGACTAGACATGAAACTTGACTCTGCCATTTTGTACCTAAATATGTACACTTGAATTACGTAGTTTAACAGGCATGGCTATCCTTAAAGTAATAATATCTGAATGACTGAGCCCATATCTAACGGTTCATTCAATTTCTGTCAGCTTTAGTGCATAGCTATTATGCTAACTCTTTAACAAAAATTGTAAACTTCTCTGTCAACTTAGCACTGGCAACTGAAGACACATTAGAAAGACTTTTGGAAGTGGAGGAGGGGACAACAAAATCACAAGCTCAAAGGAACCAAGCAGAGAAGGGTAAGCAGACAAGGACATAGAGGGAGAAATGTCTTAATAAGAGTCAGGAGGCACATGCCCTGGATATCAAGCTTGATGGATCAGCAAGAATTATTCATACTAGCATGAAAGCCATCCGAAACAGACAGGGGAGACGCATGGGAATGTGGAGCctacttccttcttcctcttcttctcagcgagataatgatatCAGGACTTAACTAAAAGAGATATGGTACAAGTGGAAGTGTTGTCCAAAAAAATTCAATCCTCAAAcagtgctgaaaggaaaacaGAGATACTACAAACAGAAGAGGCCAAAAGAATCAATTAAAGGAGACTTTAGCATACAACTTTTACACAATCTCTAGTACACCATCTCTAGTGGATGAAGTGAAACTATtgacccaccctcagtcacaaaATGTCACTCCCATAAAGTGAGCATCCTTGTCCAGCAAAGACACTAGAGAGCTAAATTTGCTTAGACAGATCTTGACAAGTAAGCTAAGGCATTGTAGGATAGTATTGCAAGTCAAAAACGAAAAAGTTTAGTACTGTACACAACTTTTTTTTACGGCCTAACCTACCCAAAACACTCACTGACCTTCACTCGCTAAAGCACACCAAAATGCAAATTCAAAGCAAAATTCATAAGGCTCCAAGAAATGTGGCAATGTGTTATTATACACATCACTTCTAAAAATATCAAACAGGATATCCAAAACTGTCACAATAAATATCCAACATTGTGGCACAATGTCTACATACATCCATCCCAACTGGGAAATGAAACATTGAAAGAACTGAGAATGAGTTAacaaaataatatactataaacttactaataataagaaaaggaacTTGCTCCCAATTATGCACTTATTGTAAGGAAACTTAATTTAGGGTAAAACACACATACGTACCAAATATAACATGGGAAAATGAACACAAGGGAATGATAAATGAAGTAATGACGGTACTGAATAAAACAACATGATAAAGGCATTCCTTGGTATAGAAATAAAGTTGACTCCAAGACAATCATACAAAATGTGAGAGTGAAGCAAGCATCATACAAAGGACAGCTCAAACCTCTCAATCTTGTACAAATAAAGCCATTGTGACTGTGAATTCCTTGTCCAATATACGTATAAGCAAAAATTTCTCAGAACGGTTCTGTTGTTTTAGTACTATACACTAGAAAAGAACCAGTTCTGCCACTCATACATATACTACCCATTAAGTGGTAGTGAAACTCCCTAGACACCAACAACTAATGGTAAAGATCTCAAGCTCAGACAGGTCacatcaatatgtatatattgttaggCTCTAGGTAAGAGATATAAATACTTGTCAATAAATCATCAACCTAAACAGAGAagtaatgagaaacactcactgcCGTGAGAGAAACACAATGATCAGAGCAACAATAAATCTTTCACTCATAATgagaattaaaaagaaagtttgtttgtttgtatggtgtttttacattgcatggaaccagtggttattcagcaatgggaccaatggcgttacgtacgtgacttccgaaccaagtcgagagtgaacttctatcaccagaaataaacatctttcacacctcaatggaatacctgagaatcgaactcatggccaccgaggtggcaggccaagaccataccgatcatgccactgaggcattAATTGAGTAGGAAGTGAAATGTTAAACCTACTGTACTACTAAAGTCAGAAAAGGCATGTACGTACCTGCAACTGATCAGCTATTAATCTATTTAACCATTGCATATNNNNNNNNNNNNNNNNNNNNNNNN from Macrobrachium nipponense isolate FS-2020 chromosome 18, ASM1510439v2, whole genome shotgun sequence encodes:
- the LOC135196647 gene encoding zinc finger protein 711-like; its protein translation is MVLLLEPPYILQRWAASHQQESISGGGSSSSSSSRSGTVLTCPNCPKTFSGPGRQQLYERHVIVHTGARPFNCPHCTYRANQLSNLRRHIKSIHLPGQPQSNDSRVHPFLNPSVRQGLIPASGEVGNHVVTQSVISPGHTTSSRDVEMQPSFLSATDAASSDSHHHHFDRSSYEGASAGAGNSQRQCYISEEEDLAEKEILNVEEAESVAVLCVFPQGLAVQVRLGDVASLVCPMCGKAFSGRNRRQILERHIATHTGHKPFTCGHCPFRSSRQDTLKTHIARMHREHITVAAFSGGGGTGAGDASLSQAHRESNSVLRISGIRTMREMVTFDHSQLLQNTSLQQRETSALSSSLENQSVTADPSQDSPTL